The Anabrus simplex isolate iqAnaSimp1 chromosome 1, ASM4041472v1, whole genome shotgun sequence genome window below encodes:
- the LOC136879355 gene encoding zinc finger protein 41 homolog isoform X1 — MACDMIGYCRICAQKHHDLVSVFDEQGAYKQLHLKLQLCLHMTVMKHTHLPTTICSSCVDKLEVCYELMRLRKMGENKFHKIQLPPDKTYTTYEEPEVIRVPQKTDQLMIKPMEPPGQDLSAKGRKPKTRWIQSGWMNMIDTNPKPGTSHEEEAKVCVSEKCSQNSQFGGLPLLADVSEQNSQLSVLSVSGPLAAPQSSEQQTSKPVTAGRSRTVKREIACEYCGKTFNHTGDKRKHIRIHTGERPYQCKDCNKRFSHASNLLRHRKIHSGERPFNCPTCGKSFSRKDKMLSHNKSAICVRRSENSANSFLPIFPQQGPGVTHDYNPPTSTS, encoded by the exons ATGGCGTGTGATATGATAGGTTACTGTCGAATTTGTGCTCAGAAACATCATGATTTGGTATCAGTATTCGACGAGCAAGGAGCATACAAACAACTCCATCTGAAGCTGCAGTTATGCTTGCATATGACT GTAATGAAGCACACTCATTTACCAACCACAATATGTTCCTCATGTGTAGATAAGCTGGAAGTATGTTATGAATTAATGCGACTTCGTAAAATGGGAGAGaataaatttcataaaatacaacTTCCACCAGATAAGACATATACAACTTACGAAGAACCTGAG GTTATTCGGGTTCCTCAAAAAACTGATCAACTGATGATTAAGCCTATGGAACCTCCAGGCCAGGATCTCTCAGCAAAAGGAAGAAAACCAAAGACAAGATGGATACAAAGTGGGTGGATGAATATGATTGATACAAATCCTAAACCAGGCACAAGTCATGAAGAAGAAGCAAAAGTATGTGTTAGTGAAAAGTGTTCCCAAAACTCGCAGTTTGGAGGTTTGCCTCTTCTAGCTGATGTGAGTGAACAGAATTCTCAGTTAAGTGTACTTAGTGTCAGTGGACCACTTGCTGCACCTCAAAGCTCTGAACAGCAGACTTCCAAACCTGTAACAGCAGGACGATCTCGAACTGTGAAAAGAGAAATTGCGTGTGAATATTGTGGCAAGACTTTCAACCATACAGGTGACAAGAGAAAGCACATACGAATCCACACAGGGGAAAGGCCGTATCAGTGTAAAGACTGCAATAAGCGATTTAGTCATGCAAGTAATCTCCTACGCCATCGGAAAATACATTCTGGAGAAAGACCGTTTAACTGTCCAACATGTGGTAAAAGCTTTAGCCGTAAGGATAAGATGCTGAGTCACAACAAATCTGCCATATGTGTTAGGAGATCTGAAAATAGTGCAAATAGTTTTCTACCTATTTTTCCTCAACAAGGACCTGGAGTTACTCATGATTATAATCCTCCAACCTCGACATCATGA
- the LOC136879355 gene encoding zinc finger protein 41 isoform X2 produces the protein MACDMIGYCRICAQKHHDLVSVFDEQGAYKQLHLKLQLCLHMTVIRVPQKTDQLMIKPMEPPGQDLSAKGRKPKTRWIQSGWMNMIDTNPKPGTSHEEEAKVCVSEKCSQNSQFGGLPLLADVSEQNSQLSVLSVSGPLAAPQSSEQQTSKPVTAGRSRTVKREIACEYCGKTFNHTGDKRKHIRIHTGERPYQCKDCNKRFSHASNLLRHRKIHSGERPFNCPTCGKSFSRKDKMLSHNKSAICVRRSENSANSFLPIFPQQGPGVTHDYNPPTSTS, from the exons ATGGCGTGTGATATGATAGGTTACTGTCGAATTTGTGCTCAGAAACATCATGATTTGGTATCAGTATTCGACGAGCAAGGAGCATACAAACAACTCCATCTGAAGCTGCAGTTATGCTTGCATATGACT GTTATTCGGGTTCCTCAAAAAACTGATCAACTGATGATTAAGCCTATGGAACCTCCAGGCCAGGATCTCTCAGCAAAAGGAAGAAAACCAAAGACAAGATGGATACAAAGTGGGTGGATGAATATGATTGATACAAATCCTAAACCAGGCACAAGTCATGAAGAAGAAGCAAAAGTATGTGTTAGTGAAAAGTGTTCCCAAAACTCGCAGTTTGGAGGTTTGCCTCTTCTAGCTGATGTGAGTGAACAGAATTCTCAGTTAAGTGTACTTAGTGTCAGTGGACCACTTGCTGCACCTCAAAGCTCTGAACAGCAGACTTCCAAACCTGTAACAGCAGGACGATCTCGAACTGTGAAAAGAGAAATTGCGTGTGAATATTGTGGCAAGACTTTCAACCATACAGGTGACAAGAGAAAGCACATACGAATCCACACAGGGGAAAGGCCGTATCAGTGTAAAGACTGCAATAAGCGATTTAGTCATGCAAGTAATCTCCTACGCCATCGGAAAATACATTCTGGAGAAAGACCGTTTAACTGTCCAACATGTGGTAAAAGCTTTAGCCGTAAGGATAAGATGCTGAGTCACAACAAATCTGCCATATGTGTTAGGAGATCTGAAAATAGTGCAAATAGTTTTCTACCTATTTTTCCTCAACAAGGACCTGGAGTTACTCATGATTATAATCCTCCAACCTCGACATCATGA